One Marinibacterium anthonyi genomic region harbors:
- the dctP_3 gene encoding C4-dicarboxylate-binding periplasmic protein precursor → MKLFGTITAIGLALLATGAVQASEIKIAMNSVDDPATSGEASFAHGFADALDGTDFTVEIYPSETLGKEKERLDQVAQGLLEVDLAAASTVYAMSPLLKGVTLPFYFTDDKDLDAAIDAGDLMPAFNEPLLDNGIRLVGLNYIGVPMGIHNSKMPISTMDDITKLRFRALNPEQLELIEAMGSHGTIIAWAEVANAIQTGVADGYFNPPNSAIRNGHTSFLKYFTPANLFPSSRAIVISEDWYQSLSDDEKAQIDKAIEAGIEANRAWLADWSTEVTATQEELGVTITPLADGEREKIVAVAKPLWAETLSPEQFQLWEDAKAASE, encoded by the coding sequence ATGAAACTTTTCGGAACCATCACCGCAATCGGCCTGGCCCTGCTGGCCACGGGCGCCGTGCAGGCGTCGGAAATCAAGATCGCCATGAATTCGGTCGACGACCCGGCCACCAGCGGCGAGGCCAGCTTTGCACACGGCTTCGCCGATGCGCTGGACGGGACGGATTTCACCGTCGAGATCTATCCGTCGGAAACGCTGGGCAAGGAAAAGGAACGACTGGACCAGGTGGCCCAGGGCCTGCTCGAGGTCGACCTGGCCGCGGCCTCGACCGTCTACGCCATGTCGCCGCTGCTCAAGGGCGTGACGCTGCCCTTCTACTTCACCGACGACAAGGATCTGGACGCGGCCATCGACGCCGGCGACCTGATGCCCGCCTTCAACGAACCGCTGCTGGACAACGGCATCCGGCTGGTCGGGCTGAACTACATCGGCGTGCCCATGGGCATCCACAATTCCAAGATGCCGATCTCGACCATGGACGACATCACCAAGCTGCGGTTCCGCGCGCTGAACCCCGAACAGCTTGAACTTATCGAAGCCATGGGCAGCCACGGCACGATCATCGCCTGGGCCGAGGTCGCCAACGCGATCCAGACCGGCGTGGCCGACGGCTATTTCAACCCGCCCAACTCGGCCATCCGCAACGGCCACACCTCGTTCCTGAAGTACTTCACCCCGGCGAACCTGTTCCCGTCGTCGCGCGCCATCGTGATATCCGAAGACTGGTACCAGTCGCTGTCGGATGACGAGAAGGCGCAGATCGACAAGGCCATCGAGGCCGGCATCGAAGCCAACCGGGCCTGGCTGGCGGATTGGTCCACCGAGGTCACCGCGACCCAGGAAGAGTTGGGCGTCACCATCACCCCGCTGGCCGACGGCGAGCGCGAGAAGATCGTCGCCGTGGCCAAGCCGCTCTGGGCCGAGACCCTGTCGCCCGAGCAATTCCAGCTGTGGGAAGACGCCAAGGCGGCGTCCGAGTAA
- the siaT_13 gene encoding Neu5Ac permease: MPATFILIFTAIALVAGTAIAYLIGSAAILTFVAVDKSQYIAVLPQRLFSQLDSFAFLAMPLFILAGDLMNRGGVAAALIEFCMSVFGRLKGGLGHVNVATSVFFAGVSGSATADAAALGNSLVPEMEKRGYTREYAAAITGASSIIGPIIPPSSIMIFYGALMGTNVTALFAAGILPGLLLAAVLMAMNAYYAHRDDHPGGANMDLPPFWPSLLRAIPAMLLPVIILGGTLFGFMTPAEAAAVAVLAALLIGLAYGHLGLKDLKESLIRTGVMLGGIFILLCAISTFSYIAALLQWPQAIQSVVESWGLGPLGYLMLINVIFLGAGMAMDVKAAVALFAPIFVPAALLMGIDPVHLAIVICFNITAGLLSPPLGAVLLILSTVVDMDYWRLIRVTLPFFFVEVGILIVLTYVPEISLAIPNALGLH, from the coding sequence GTGCCTGCAACTTTCATTCTGATCTTCACGGCGATTGCCCTCGTTGCCGGCACCGCCATTGCCTATCTGATCGGCTCGGCGGCGATCCTGACCTTCGTCGCCGTCGACAAGTCGCAGTACATCGCGGTACTGCCGCAGCGGCTGTTCAGCCAGCTCGACAGCTTCGCCTTTCTGGCCATGCCGCTTTTCATCCTCGCCGGAGATCTGATGAACCGGGGCGGAGTCGCGGCGGCGTTGATCGAATTCTGCATGTCGGTCTTCGGACGGCTCAAGGGAGGCCTGGGCCATGTGAACGTGGCCACCTCGGTCTTCTTCGCCGGTGTGTCGGGCTCGGCTACCGCCGATGCCGCGGCGCTTGGCAATTCGCTGGTGCCCGAGATGGAAAAGCGCGGCTACACCCGCGAATACGCCGCCGCCATCACCGGCGCCTCGTCGATCATCGGCCCGATCATCCCGCCGTCGTCGATCATGATCTTCTACGGCGCGCTGATGGGCACCAACGTCACCGCGCTGTTCGCCGCCGGCATCCTGCCGGGGCTTCTGCTGGCGGCCGTGCTGATGGCGATGAACGCCTATTACGCCCATCGCGACGACCACCCGGGCGGCGCGAACATGGATCTGCCGCCGTTCTGGCCGTCGCTGCTGCGCGCGATCCCGGCGATGCTGCTGCCGGTCATCATCCTGGGCGGCACGCTGTTCGGCTTCATGACCCCGGCCGAAGCCGCCGCCGTCGCGGTTCTGGCCGCGCTGCTGATCGGGCTGGCCTACGGTCACCTGGGCCTGAAGGACCTGAAGGAAAGCCTGATCCGCACCGGCGTCATGCTGGGCGGCATCTTCATCCTGCTCTGCGCGATTTCGACCTTTTCCTACATCGCGGCCCTGCTGCAATGGCCGCAGGCGATCCAGAGCGTCGTGGAAAGCTGGGGCCTGGGCCCGTTGGGCTACCTGATGCTGATCAACGTGATCTTCCTGGGCGCCGGTATGGCGATGGACGTCAAGGCCGCCGTGGCGCTGTTCGCGCCGATCTTCGTGCCGGCCGCGCTGCTGATGGGCATCGACCCGGTGCACCTGGCCATCGTGATCTGCTTCAACATCACCGCCGGCCTGCTGTCGCCCCCCCTGGGCGCGGTGCTGCTGATCCTGTCGACCGTGGTCGACATGGATTACTGGCGGCTGATCCGCGTCACCCTGCCCTTCTTCTTCGTCGAGGTCGGGATCCTGATCGTCCTGACCTACGTCCCCGAAATCTCCCTCGCGATCCCCAATGCGCTGGGATTGCACTGA
- a CDS encoding TRAP-type C4-dicarboxylate transport system, small permease component, whose amino-acid sequence MTGKLTSVVLRISGALDVVATIVTSIAIIVLVATVLLQVVARYIFQQPPAYTEELARYSMIWAGLIGATMAFKRRFDPALMNGVQNGPEWLKILAEVVRSAVVLIYLVPIFVYCFFGPGLNPARGFLLRHSKTMAEALPFTTIWVALAVPLMIALIFVHLLARWCGDGWTNRRATPD is encoded by the coding sequence ATGACCGGCAAGCTGACATCCGTGGTCCTGCGCATCAGCGGCGCGCTGGACGTGGTGGCGACCATCGTCACCTCTATCGCGATCATCGTGCTTGTGGCCACGGTCCTGCTGCAGGTCGTGGCGCGCTACATCTTTCAACAGCCCCCCGCCTATACCGAGGAGCTGGCGCGTTATTCCATGATCTGGGCGGGGCTGATCGGGGCCACCATGGCGTTCAAGCGCCGCTTCGATCCCGCCCTGATGAACGGGGTGCAGAATGGCCCCGAATGGCTGAAGATCCTGGCCGAGGTGGTCCGGTCGGCCGTGGTGCTGATCTACCTGGTGCCGATCTTCGTCTATTGCTTCTTCGGCCCCGGCCTGAACCCGGCGCGCGGCTTCCTGCTGCGCCATTCCAAGACCATGGCCGAGGCGTTGCCCTTCACCACGATCTGGGTTGCGTTGGCGGTGCCGCTGATGATCGCGCTGATCTTCGTGCACCTGCTGGCGCGCTGGTGCGGCGATGGCTGGACCAACCGGCGGGCCACGCCCGACTGA